Proteins encoded by one window of Bactrocera oleae isolate idBacOlea1 chromosome 4, idBacOlea1, whole genome shotgun sequence:
- the ReepA gene encoding uncharacterized protein ReepA isoform X3: MHSSDWKNHAGGEWPSPREVPYQQQKFLQKRSQHLQYSQQPDNASFYGRWNANTAQAYPPPLYATDDSGYYRRYSLDAPPESFIYYNSNRTAAFIGHSLDNVEQASPTASNTLLYPNTWHVDDEPPIPDNVRRAFYFKQKSSTQSAAVNANIINTEQVVHNLTLFGRFLEVVQSWPLPHVSFTTACILVLIATFISPRLWAQNIIFPAFRLSFGTLYPAYASYKAVRTKNVKEYVKWMMYWIVYAFFTCIETFTDIFLSWFPFYYEVKVIIVLWLLSPATKGSSTLYRKFVHPMLTRREQEIDEYLNQAKERGYSAVLQLGTKGVNYATNVIMQTALKGGGNLVQTLRRSYSLSDLSEPDVQRTQDEIDEVVQMRSQQRLLRPRPHASIARSASGTRHSTGMYFSEVDVAKGADGFNYNIRSSEDISSGYSSAEPVSVGLSRTSSMTNASKTRLKARRTTEILNEPQHKFRPTDQEFRGSLEDFETLHEPTVVDIQKCIQIWEEMPHARSAEESGDDGKSSSLEKMQTIAEINDLECSFEAENVVKESTAHEGQQAATSVTITQQQLEAEIDAVEETFGAPIADIDE, from the exons ATGCATAGCAGCGATTGGAAGAATCATGCTGGAGGAGAGTGGCCATCGCCGCGGGAGGTGCCATACCAGCAgcaaaaattcttacaaaagcGTTCGCAACATTTACAATATAGCCAACAGCCAGACAATGCATCATTTTATGGACGTTGGAACGCCAATACAGCACAAGCGTATCCACCACCCCTGTATGCAACGGATGACAGTGGCTACTATCGTCGCTATTCATTAGATGCACCACCTGAatcgtttatttattataatagtaaTCGAACAGCAGCATTTATTGGGCATTCACTTGATAATGTTGAGCAAGCTTCCCCTACCGCCTCTAATACATTATTATATCCGAATACTTGGCATGTCGACGATGAGCCACCAATACCGGACAATGTACGTCGCGCATTCTATTTTAAACAAAAGAGCAGCACACAATCAGCAGCAgttaatgcaaatattataaatacagaGCAGGTTGTGCATAATTTGACTTTGTTCGGACGCTTTTTGGAAGTAGTGCAGAGTTGGCCATTGCCCCATGTTTCATTTACAACGGCttgtattttagttttgataGCCACATTTATATCGCCACGTTTATgggcacaaaatattatatttcctgCTTTCAGATTATCCTTCGGTACTCTATATCCAGCATATGCTTCTTACAAAGCTGTACGCACCAAAAATGTGAAAGAATAT gTGAAATGGATGATGTATTGGATTGTTTACGCTTTCTTTACATGCATCGAAACATTTACGGATATCTTTCTCTCATGGTTTCCATTTTACTATGAAGTGAAAGTGATCATTGTTTTATGGCTTTTGTCGCCCGCTACAAAGGGTAGCTCAACATTGTACAGGAAATTCGTACACCCCATGTTGACACGCAGAGAACAG GAAATTGACGAGTACCTCAATCAAGCCAAAGAACGTGGCTACTCGGCTGTACTACAATTGGGCACCAAAGGCGTCAACTATGCCACCAATGTCATCATGCAAACAGCGCTCAAG GGTGGCGGCAATCTGGTGCAAACGTTGCGACGCAGCTACAGCTTGAGCGATCTCTCGGAGCCAGATGTGCAACGCACACAGGACGAG ATCGACGAAGTCGTGCAAATGCGTTCACAGCAACGTCTGCTGCGTCCACGTCCACATGCAAGTATTGCCCGTTCAGCGTCGGGTACACGCCACTCTACCGGCATGTATTTCTCCGAGGTGGATGTTGCTAAGGGTGCGGATGGTTTTAA CTACAATATAAGATCATCGGAAGACATTAGTTCGGGTTACTCCAGCGCCGAACCGGTATCGGTTGGCCTAAGCAGAACATCGTCGATGACAAATGCTTCGAAAACACGTTTGAAAGCCAGGCGTACTACAGAG ATTCTAAATGAACCCCAACACAAGTTTAGGCCAACAGATCAAGAGTTTAGGGGAAGTTTAGAAGACTTTGAGACATTACACGAACCAACCGTCGTCGATATACAgaaatgcatacaaatttgGGAGGAGATGCCACATGCCAGATCCGCTGAAGAAAGTGGCGACGACGGCAAGAGCTCGTCACTTGAAAAAATGCAAACCATTGCTGAAATCAATGACTTAGAGTGTAGCTTTGAAGCAGAAAATGTTGTTAAAGAGAGTACAGCACACGAAGGTCAACAAGCGGCGACTAGCGTCacaataacacaacaacaattagaAGCTGAAATCGACGCAGTTGAGGAGACATTCGGCGCGCCCATTGCAGACATCGATGAA TAA
- the ReepA gene encoding uncharacterized protein ReepA isoform X1 produces MHSSDWKNHAGGEWPSPREVPYQQQKFLQKRSQHLQYSQQPDNASFYGRWNANTAQAYPPPLYATDDSGYYRRYSLDAPPESFIYYNSNRTAAFIGHSLDNVEQASPTASNTLLYPNTWHVDDEPPIPDNVRRAFYFKQKSSTQSAAVNANIINTEQVVHNLTLFGRFLEVVQSWPLPHVSFTTACILVLIATFISPRLWAQNIIFPAFRLSFGTLYPAYASYKAVRTKNVKEYVKWMMYWIVYAFFTCIETFTDIFLSWFPFYYEVKVIIVLWLLSPATKGSSTLYRKFVHPMLTRREQEIDEYLNQAKERGYSAVLQLGTKGVNYATNVIMQTALKGGGNLVQTLRRSYSLSDLSEPDVQRTQDEIDEVVQMRSQQRLLRPRPHASIARSASGTRHSTGMYFSEVDVAKGADGFNYNIRSSEDISSGYSSAEPVSVGLSRTSSMTNASKTRLKARRTTEILNEPQHKFRPTDQEFRGSLEDFETLHEPTVVDIQKCIQIWEEMPHARSAEESGDDGKSSSLEKMQTIAEINDLECSFEAENVVKESTAHEGQQAATSVTITQQQLEAEIDAVEETFGAPIADIDEVALKDDYYFKEDNNSICSNTDTYNTLDSSDEDNGSDVFADALHTLEEAEEAKGEKAVAETPADNLVQEAITTPYTHSDLPKEATYITIQAVAEANTTGVELQETTERPKINAKELQDTLKAIKDNFRANIATTTTTMPTLSSYTTAIDSKLFTLRPLTHNKGKAPAPPLPPRPTRVPADVVSSTTAPNSSLDAASLSSRSSSPAPHRNIFRNIKSNLLRLASNNSLAGRTTEATPEKPNARYETQL; encoded by the exons ATGCATAGCAGCGATTGGAAGAATCATGCTGGAGGAGAGTGGCCATCGCCGCGGGAGGTGCCATACCAGCAgcaaaaattcttacaaaagcGTTCGCAACATTTACAATATAGCCAACAGCCAGACAATGCATCATTTTATGGACGTTGGAACGCCAATACAGCACAAGCGTATCCACCACCCCTGTATGCAACGGATGACAGTGGCTACTATCGTCGCTATTCATTAGATGCACCACCTGAatcgtttatttattataatagtaaTCGAACAGCAGCATTTATTGGGCATTCACTTGATAATGTTGAGCAAGCTTCCCCTACCGCCTCTAATACATTATTATATCCGAATACTTGGCATGTCGACGATGAGCCACCAATACCGGACAATGTACGTCGCGCATTCTATTTTAAACAAAAGAGCAGCACACAATCAGCAGCAgttaatgcaaatattataaatacagaGCAGGTTGTGCATAATTTGACTTTGTTCGGACGCTTTTTGGAAGTAGTGCAGAGTTGGCCATTGCCCCATGTTTCATTTACAACGGCttgtattttagttttgataGCCACATTTATATCGCCACGTTTATgggcacaaaatattatatttcctgCTTTCAGATTATCCTTCGGTACTCTATATCCAGCATATGCTTCTTACAAAGCTGTACGCACCAAAAATGTGAAAGAATAT gTGAAATGGATGATGTATTGGATTGTTTACGCTTTCTTTACATGCATCGAAACATTTACGGATATCTTTCTCTCATGGTTTCCATTTTACTATGAAGTGAAAGTGATCATTGTTTTATGGCTTTTGTCGCCCGCTACAAAGGGTAGCTCAACATTGTACAGGAAATTCGTACACCCCATGTTGACACGCAGAGAACAG GAAATTGACGAGTACCTCAATCAAGCCAAAGAACGTGGCTACTCGGCTGTACTACAATTGGGCACCAAAGGCGTCAACTATGCCACCAATGTCATCATGCAAACAGCGCTCAAG GGTGGCGGCAATCTGGTGCAAACGTTGCGACGCAGCTACAGCTTGAGCGATCTCTCGGAGCCAGATGTGCAACGCACACAGGACGAG ATCGACGAAGTCGTGCAAATGCGTTCACAGCAACGTCTGCTGCGTCCACGTCCACATGCAAGTATTGCCCGTTCAGCGTCGGGTACACGCCACTCTACCGGCATGTATTTCTCCGAGGTGGATGTTGCTAAGGGTGCGGATGGTTTTAA CTACAATATAAGATCATCGGAAGACATTAGTTCGGGTTACTCCAGCGCCGAACCGGTATCGGTTGGCCTAAGCAGAACATCGTCGATGACAAATGCTTCGAAAACACGTTTGAAAGCCAGGCGTACTACAGAG ATTCTAAATGAACCCCAACACAAGTTTAGGCCAACAGATCAAGAGTTTAGGGGAAGTTTAGAAGACTTTGAGACATTACACGAACCAACCGTCGTCGATATACAgaaatgcatacaaatttgGGAGGAGATGCCACATGCCAGATCCGCTGAAGAAAGTGGCGACGACGGCAAGAGCTCGTCACTTGAAAAAATGCAAACCATTGCTGAAATCAATGACTTAGAGTGTAGCTTTGAAGCAGAAAATGTTGTTAAAGAGAGTACAGCACACGAAGGTCAACAAGCGGCGACTAGCGTCacaataacacaacaacaattagaAGCTGAAATCGACGCAGTTGAGGAGACATTCGGCGCGCCCATTGCAGACATCGATGAAGTAGCATTAAAGGACGATTATTATTTCAAGGAGGATAACAATTCTATTTGCAGTAACACCGACACCTACAACACACTCGATAGCAGCGATGAGGACAATGGAAGCGACGTCTTTGCCGATGCGCTACACACCTTAGAGGAAGCTGAAGAAGCGAAGGGGGAGAAAGCTGTCGCAGAGACGCCTGCAGACAACTTGGTACAGGAAGCGATTACAACTCCTTACACACATTCGGATTTACCAAAAGAAGCCACATATATCACAATCCAAGCTGTGGCTGAAGCAAACACAACTGGCGTTGAGCTTCAAGAGACCACCGAAAGACCGAAAATCAATGCCAAAGAATTACAAGACACCCTAAAAGCAATTAAAGATAACTTTCGCGCCAATAtagcaaccacaacaacaacaatgcccaCCTTATCTTCTTACACAACAGCCATTGATAGTAAATTATTTACGCTACGTCCGCTAACGCACAACAAAGGCAAAGCACCAGCGCCACCATTGCCACCGCGTCCCACACGCGTACCAGCAGATGTAGTGAGCAGCACAACAGCGCCGAACAGTAGCTTAGATGCTGCTAGCTTATCTTCGCGTAGTTCTTCACC
- the ReepA gene encoding uncharacterized protein ReepA isoform X2 produces MISALLSRFIILSFGTLYPAYASYKAVRTKNVKEYVKWMMYWIVYAFFTCIETFTDIFLSWFPFYYEVKVIIVLWLLSPATKGSSTLYRKFVHPMLTRREQEIDEYLNQAKERGYSAVLQLGTKGVNYATNVIMQTALKGGGNLVQTLRRSYSLSDLSEPDVQRTQDEIDEVVQMRSQQRLLRPRPHASIARSASGTRHSTGMYFSEVDVAKGADGFNYNIRSSEDISSGYSSAEPVSVGLSRTSSMTNASKTRLKARRTTEILNEPQHKFRPTDQEFRGSLEDFETLHEPTVVDIQKCIQIWEEMPHARSAEESGDDGKSSSLEKMQTIAEINDLECSFEAENVVKESTAHEGQQAATSVTITQQQLEAEIDAVEETFGAPIADIDEVALKDDYYFKEDNNSICSNTDTYNTLDSSDEDNGSDVFADALHTLEEAEEAKGEKAVAETPADNLVQEAITTPYTHSDLPKEATYITIQAVAEANTTGVELQETTERPKINAKELQDTLKAIKDNFRANIATTTTTMPTLSSYTTAIDSKLFTLRPLTHNKGKAPAPPLPPRPTRVPADVVSSTTAPNSSLDAASLSSRSSSPAPHRNIFRNIKSNLLRLASNNSLAGRTTEATPEKPNARYETQL; encoded by the exons ATGATAAGTGCATTGCTCTCGCGATTCATAAT ATTATCCTTCGGTACTCTATATCCAGCATATGCTTCTTACAAAGCTGTACGCACCAAAAATGTGAAAGAATAT gTGAAATGGATGATGTATTGGATTGTTTACGCTTTCTTTACATGCATCGAAACATTTACGGATATCTTTCTCTCATGGTTTCCATTTTACTATGAAGTGAAAGTGATCATTGTTTTATGGCTTTTGTCGCCCGCTACAAAGGGTAGCTCAACATTGTACAGGAAATTCGTACACCCCATGTTGACACGCAGAGAACAG GAAATTGACGAGTACCTCAATCAAGCCAAAGAACGTGGCTACTCGGCTGTACTACAATTGGGCACCAAAGGCGTCAACTATGCCACCAATGTCATCATGCAAACAGCGCTCAAG GGTGGCGGCAATCTGGTGCAAACGTTGCGACGCAGCTACAGCTTGAGCGATCTCTCGGAGCCAGATGTGCAACGCACACAGGACGAG ATCGACGAAGTCGTGCAAATGCGTTCACAGCAACGTCTGCTGCGTCCACGTCCACATGCAAGTATTGCCCGTTCAGCGTCGGGTACACGCCACTCTACCGGCATGTATTTCTCCGAGGTGGATGTTGCTAAGGGTGCGGATGGTTTTAA CTACAATATAAGATCATCGGAAGACATTAGTTCGGGTTACTCCAGCGCCGAACCGGTATCGGTTGGCCTAAGCAGAACATCGTCGATGACAAATGCTTCGAAAACACGTTTGAAAGCCAGGCGTACTACAGAG ATTCTAAATGAACCCCAACACAAGTTTAGGCCAACAGATCAAGAGTTTAGGGGAAGTTTAGAAGACTTTGAGACATTACACGAACCAACCGTCGTCGATATACAgaaatgcatacaaatttgGGAGGAGATGCCACATGCCAGATCCGCTGAAGAAAGTGGCGACGACGGCAAGAGCTCGTCACTTGAAAAAATGCAAACCATTGCTGAAATCAATGACTTAGAGTGTAGCTTTGAAGCAGAAAATGTTGTTAAAGAGAGTACAGCACACGAAGGTCAACAAGCGGCGACTAGCGTCacaataacacaacaacaattagaAGCTGAAATCGACGCAGTTGAGGAGACATTCGGCGCGCCCATTGCAGACATCGATGAAGTAGCATTAAAGGACGATTATTATTTCAAGGAGGATAACAATTCTATTTGCAGTAACACCGACACCTACAACACACTCGATAGCAGCGATGAGGACAATGGAAGCGACGTCTTTGCCGATGCGCTACACACCTTAGAGGAAGCTGAAGAAGCGAAGGGGGAGAAAGCTGTCGCAGAGACGCCTGCAGACAACTTGGTACAGGAAGCGATTACAACTCCTTACACACATTCGGATTTACCAAAAGAAGCCACATATATCACAATCCAAGCTGTGGCTGAAGCAAACACAACTGGCGTTGAGCTTCAAGAGACCACCGAAAGACCGAAAATCAATGCCAAAGAATTACAAGACACCCTAAAAGCAATTAAAGATAACTTTCGCGCCAATAtagcaaccacaacaacaacaatgcccaCCTTATCTTCTTACACAACAGCCATTGATAGTAAATTATTTACGCTACGTCCGCTAACGCACAACAAAGGCAAAGCACCAGCGCCACCATTGCCACCGCGTCCCACACGCGTACCAGCAGATGTAGTGAGCAGCACAACAGCGCCGAACAGTAGCTTAGATGCTGCTAGCTTATCTTCGCGTAGTTCTTCACC